A part of Vibrio sp. B1FLJ16 genomic DNA contains:
- the glnS gene encoding glutamine--tRNA ligase yields MSEADARPSNFIRQIIDKDLADGKHTSVHTRFPPEPNGYLHIGHAKSICLNFGIAQDYQGQCNLRFDDTNPEKEDIEYVESIKKDVNWLGFEWSGEVCYSSNYFDKLYEYAIELINKGLAYVDELSPEQIREYRGTLKAPGKPSPYRDRPVEENLALFEKMRAGEFEEGKACLRAKIDMGSSFMVMRDPVLYRVRFATHHQTGDKWCIYPMYDFTHCISDALEGITHSICTLEFMDNRRLYDWVLDNITIDCRPHQYEFSRLNLEYTVMSKRKLNQLVTEKLVNGWDDPRMPTVSGLRRRGFTPASIREFCKRIGVTKQDNMIEFSSLESCIRDDLNENAPRAMAVLDPVKLVIENFEAGKVENLTLANHPNKPEMGEREVPFTREVWIEREDFREEANKKYKRLVLGKEVRLRGAYVIKAERVEKDAEGNITTIFCSYDADTLGKNPADGRKVKGVIHWVSADKALPAEIRLYDRLFTVPNPGAADDFAATINPESLVVINGFVEPSLGSAEAEKVYQFERMGYFCADSKESTSDSLVFNRTVGLRDTWAKIEAK; encoded by the coding sequence ATGAGTGAAGCTGATGCTCGTCCATCAAACTTCATTCGCCAGATCATTGATAAGGATCTAGCGGATGGTAAACACACTAGCGTGCATACTCGATTCCCGCCGGAACCAAATGGTTACCTGCATATCGGTCATGCTAAGTCTATCTGTTTGAACTTCGGTATTGCTCAGGACTATCAGGGTCAATGTAACTTACGTTTTGATGATACTAACCCTGAAAAAGAAGACATCGAATACGTTGAGTCTATCAAGAAAGATGTAAACTGGTTGGGCTTCGAGTGGAGTGGTGAAGTATGTTACTCATCAAACTACTTTGATAAGCTTTACGAATATGCAATTGAATTGATTAATAAAGGCTTAGCGTATGTAGATGAGCTAAGTCCAGAGCAGATTCGTGAGTACCGTGGCACGCTGAAAGCGCCAGGTAAACCAAGTCCGTACCGTGATCGCCCTGTTGAAGAAAACCTAGCGTTGTTTGAAAAAATGCGTGCTGGTGAGTTTGAAGAAGGTAAAGCATGTCTTCGCGCGAAGATTGATATGGGCTCTTCTTTCATGGTTATGCGCGATCCGGTTCTGTACCGTGTTCGTTTTGCGACTCACCATCAAACTGGTGATAAGTGGTGCATTTATCCGATGTACGACTTCACACACTGTATCTCAGATGCTTTAGAAGGTATTACACACTCAATTTGTACTCTTGAGTTTATGGATAACCGTCGTCTTTACGACTGGGTACTGGACAACATTACAATTGATTGTCGTCCGCACCAATACGAGTTCAGCCGTCTAAACCTTGAATACACAGTAATGTCTAAGCGTAAGCTGAACCAACTAGTGACTGAAAAGCTGGTTAACGGTTGGGATGACCCACGTATGCCAACCGTTTCTGGTTTGCGTCGCCGCGGCTTTACACCTGCGTCTATTCGTGAGTTTTGTAAGCGCATCGGTGTTACCAAACAAGACAACATGATTGAGTTTAGCTCTCTTGAATCTTGTATCCGTGATGATCTGAATGAAAACGCACCGCGTGCAATGGCTGTGTTAGACCCTGTAAAGTTAGTTATCGAAAACTTTGAAGCGGGTAAGGTTGAGAACCTGACATTAGCTAACCATCCAAATAAACCTGAAATGGGTGAACGTGAAGTACCGTTTACTCGCGAAGTTTGGATTGAACGCGAAGACTTCCGTGAAGAAGCGAACAAGAAGTACAAGCGTTTGGTGCTAGGTAAAGAAGTTCGTCTTCGTGGTGCTTATGTGATTAAAGCTGAGCGTGTTGAAAAAGACGCTGAAGGCAACATCACGACAATTTTCTGTAGTTACGATGCAGATACTCTGGGTAAAAACCCAGCTGATGGTCGTAAGGTTAAAGGCGTAATCCACTGGGTATCAGCGGATAAAGCACTTCCAGCAGAAATTCGTCTATATGACCGACTATTTACTGTACCAAACCCTGGTGCTGCAGATGATTTTGCTGCAACGATTAACCCTGAATCCCTTGTTGTGATCAACGGTTTTGTTGAGCCAAGTCTTGGCTCTGCTGAGGCTGAAAAAGTCTACCAATTTGAGCGTATGGGTTACTTCTGTGCTGATTCTAAAGAGTCAACGTCAGATAGCCTAGTGTTCAACCGTACAGTAGGTCTTCGCGATACATGGGCAAAAATTGAAGCTAAGTAA
- the asnB gene encoding asparagine synthase B → MCSVFGILDIKSDAAALRPIALEMSKKLRHRGPDWSGIYSSDRAILAHERLAIVGLNSGAQPLYSPDKKLILAVNGEIYNHKEIRARYEGKYEFQTDSDCEVILALYQDMGAELLEELNGIFAFVLYDEEKDEYLVGRDHIGIIPLYQGYDEHGNYYVASEMKALVPVCKTVSEFPPGCYYGSKDSEPQRYYIRDWNEYAAVQGNSTSKEDLTEALEAAVKRQLMTDVPYGVLLSGGLDSSITSAVAKRFAAMRIEDDEKSAAWWPQLHSFAVGLEGAPDLKAAREVAEQIGTVHHEMTYTIQEGLDAIRDVIYHIETYDVTTIRASTPMFLMGRKIKAMGIKMVLSGEGADEIFGGYLYFHKAPNAQEFHEETVRKLLALNMFDCARANKSLAAWGVEGRVPFLDKEFIDVAMRLNPADKMCGNGKMEKHILRECFEHYLPESIAWRQKEQFSDGVGYSWIDTLKAVAEEKVTAQQMETAQFRFPYNTPTTKEGYVYREIFEELFPLPSAAECVPGGPSVACSSAKAIEWDESFKNCVDPSGRAVQTVHNDAY, encoded by the coding sequence ATGTGTTCAGTATTTGGCATTTTAGACATCAAAAGTGATGCAGCTGCATTACGCCCTATCGCATTAGAAATGTCGAAAAAACTTCGTCATCGTGGTCCGGACTGGTCTGGCATTTATTCTTCAGATAGAGCAATCCTGGCTCATGAACGCTTGGCTATTGTTGGACTAAATAGCGGAGCACAACCACTATACAGCCCTGATAAAAAGCTAATCCTCGCGGTAAACGGCGAAATTTACAACCATAAAGAGATCCGTGCACGCTACGAAGGTAAGTATGAGTTCCAAACGGATTCAGATTGTGAAGTTATCCTTGCTCTTTACCAAGACATGGGTGCTGAACTTCTTGAAGAGTTGAACGGTATTTTCGCATTCGTCCTTTATGATGAAGAGAAGGATGAATATCTGGTAGGCCGCGACCACATCGGTATTATCCCGCTTTACCAAGGTTACGACGAACACGGTAACTACTACGTGGCTTCTGAAATGAAAGCACTGGTACCTGTATGTAAAACAGTGAGCGAGTTCCCTCCTGGTTGTTACTATGGCTCTAAAGATAGCGAACCACAACGGTACTACATTCGTGACTGGAACGAATACGCTGCAGTGCAGGGTAACAGCACCAGTAAAGAAGATTTAACTGAAGCACTTGAAGCGGCAGTTAAGCGCCAGCTAATGACTGACGTACCATATGGTGTACTTCTGTCTGGTGGCTTGGATTCTTCCATCACCTCTGCGGTAGCAAAACGCTTTGCAGCAATGCGTATCGAAGATGACGAAAAATCAGCGGCGTGGTGGCCACAGCTGCACTCATTTGCGGTTGGCCTTGAAGGTGCTCCGGACTTAAAAGCTGCACGTGAAGTTGCAGAGCAAATCGGTACCGTTCACCATGAAATGACTTACACGATTCAGGAAGGTCTTGATGCGATTCGTGATGTGATTTACCACATTGAAACGTATGACGTAACGACAATCCGTGCATCAACGCCGATGTTCTTGATGGGTCGTAAGATCAAAGCAATGGGTATCAAGATGGTACTTTCAGGTGAAGGTGCAGATGAAATCTTCGGTGGTTACCTGTACTTCCACAAAGCACCAAATGCACAAGAGTTCCACGAAGAAACCGTACGTAAACTGCTTGCTCTGAACATGTTTGACTGTGCACGTGCAAACAAATCATTGGCAGCGTGGGGCGTTGAAGGCCGCGTACCATTCCTGGATAAAGAATTCATTGATGTTGCAATGCGCCTGAACCCAGCCGACAAAATGTGTGGTAACGGCAAGATGGAAAAACACATCCTACGTGAATGTTTTGAACACTACTTGCCGGAATCAATCGCATGGCGTCAAAAAGAGCAATTCTCTGACGGTGTTGGCTACAGCTGGATTGACACTCTGAAAGCAGTGGCTGAGGAAAAAGTAACGGCTCAGCAAATGGAGACGGCTCAGTTCCGCTTCCCTTATAACACACCAACGACTAAAGAAGGTTATGTGTACCGAGAGATCTTTGAAGAGCTATTCCCGCTACCATCAGCAGCAGAATGTGTTCCGGGTGGTCCTTCAGTTGCGTGTTCTTCAGCAAAAGCTATTGAATGGGACGAGTCATTCAAGAACTGTGTAGACCCGTCAGGCCGAGCAGTACAGACTGTCCACAACGACGCTTACTAA
- the rfaH gene encoding transcription/translation regulatory transformer protein RfaH has protein sequence MKRWYLLYCKRGEQNRAKLHLENQGVECFYPTIEVEKISRGKRQTVEEPLFPCYVFARFDYQQGPNFTSVRSTRGVVDFVRFGSQPKEVQGDLVFELKQIEKHCSENAECKSMPKPGDKVRVKSGQFAGIDGIFQEQDGEKRSIMLVQMITKPVPVSIDNNDLDLNN, from the coding sequence ATGAAACGTTGGTATCTACTTTATTGTAAACGAGGGGAGCAGAACAGGGCTAAGCTACACCTTGAAAATCAGGGCGTGGAGTGCTTTTACCCGACAATTGAAGTCGAGAAGATCTCACGTGGTAAAAGACAAACAGTCGAAGAGCCATTGTTCCCCTGTTATGTCTTTGCGCGTTTTGATTATCAGCAAGGGCCAAACTTTACTTCAGTTCGTTCTACACGTGGTGTGGTTGACTTCGTCCGGTTTGGATCACAACCAAAAGAAGTACAGGGTGACCTGGTCTTTGAGTTGAAGCAAATAGAAAAGCATTGTAGCGAAAACGCCGAGTGTAAAAGTATGCCTAAGCCTGGCGATAAGGTCAGAGTTAAGAGCGGGCAGTTTGCTGGTATTGACGGTATTTTCCAAGAGCAAGACGGAGAAAAGCGCTCAATCATGTTGGTGCAGATGATTACAAAGCCGGTACCTGTCAGTATCGACAACAATGACTTAGACTTAAATAACTGA
- the fcrX gene encoding ferric iron uptake transcriptional regulator FcrX, with the protein MSDNNQALKDAGLKVTLPRLKILEVLQQPDCQHISAEDLYKKLIDLGEEIGLATVYRVLNQFDDAGIVTRHHFEGGKSVFELSTQHHHDHLVCLDCGEVIEFSDDLIEERQKEIASKYNVTLTNHSLYLYGKCGDGSCKNDPNAHKPKK; encoded by the coding sequence ATGTCAGATAATAATCAGGCGCTGAAGGATGCGGGCTTAAAAGTGACCCTTCCAAGGCTAAAAATTCTAGAAGTACTTCAGCAGCCAGACTGCCAGCACATCAGTGCTGAGGATTTGTACAAAAAGTTGATTGATCTAGGTGAGGAAATTGGCCTAGCTACGGTTTACCGAGTACTAAACCAGTTCGACGATGCAGGTATCGTCACTCGTCACCACTTCGAAGGTGGTAAATCAGTCTTCGAACTTTCAACGCAACATCACCATGACCACCTAGTTTGCCTGGATTGTGGCGAGGTTATTGAGTTTTCTGACGATCTTATCGAAGAGCGTCAAAAAGAAATAGCGTCTAAATACAACGTAACCTTAACTAACCACAGCCTTTACTTGTACGGCAAATGTGGTGACGGTAGTTGTAAAAACGATCCTAACGCACACAAACCAAAGAAATAA
- a CDS encoding cation:proton antiporter family protein, whose protein sequence is MEIILITTAFVAGYLALKCTLPPLVGFLLAGFGLHAFGYQSNDVIVSLADLGVTLLLFTIGLKLDVKTLLSKEIWGGATAHNILSTAVFTIALTGLKLLGLTSLAGMDIGQVVLLAFALSFSSTVFAVKTLQEKGEMSATYGTVAIGILVMQDIFAVVFLTASTGKIPEWYAIALFGLPLLRPLFYKLLDKVGHGEMLVLFGIFFALVVGAGLFELVGMKADLGALILGMLLAGHRKASELSKSLFNMKELFLVCFFLNIGLSASLSFTGIALAILFILLLPIKGLLYFLTINYFNFRVRTSLLASLSLFNYSEFGLIVGGLAYKMGWMPSDMLAAIAVAVSLSFIISAPLNRLSNKIYQHSGKWLQETATEKLNQRDQLINPGRAQVLILGMGRIGTGAYDELCTRYGKISLGVEIREDAAVKHRAEGRNVISGDATDPDFWERILDTGHVQLVLLAMPHHQGNQTALEQLQRRNYKGQIAAIAEYPDQLDGLLEQGVDAAFNIYNEAGSGFARHVCQQLEPKFTPIK, encoded by the coding sequence ATGGAAATTATTCTAATTACAACGGCATTTGTCGCTGGCTATCTCGCGCTAAAATGCACGCTCCCTCCTCTCGTTGGTTTCTTACTTGCAGGGTTTGGATTACACGCATTTGGCTACCAGAGCAATGACGTAATCGTCAGCCTGGCCGATCTCGGCGTCACTCTCTTATTGTTTACAATCGGACTAAAACTCGATGTAAAAACTCTTTTATCAAAAGAAATCTGGGGCGGAGCCACCGCACATAACATTCTCTCTACTGCGGTGTTTACTATTGCACTTACGGGTTTAAAGTTACTCGGCCTCACCTCTCTAGCCGGGATGGATATTGGCCAGGTTGTTTTACTGGCATTCGCCCTGTCATTTTCGAGCACAGTTTTCGCGGTCAAAACACTACAAGAAAAAGGTGAGATGAGTGCCACATACGGTACCGTCGCAATTGGTATCTTAGTCATGCAAGATATCTTCGCCGTCGTTTTCCTGACCGCTTCAACCGGCAAGATCCCTGAATGGTACGCTATCGCACTGTTCGGCCTTCCCCTTCTTCGACCGCTGTTTTACAAATTACTCGATAAAGTCGGTCACGGTGAAATGCTGGTATTGTTCGGCATCTTCTTTGCGCTAGTGGTGGGGGCAGGCTTGTTCGAGCTTGTAGGCATGAAAGCAGATCTTGGGGCACTGATATTAGGTATGCTGCTTGCCGGACACCGTAAAGCCTCAGAATTGTCCAAATCACTGTTTAATATGAAAGAGCTGTTTTTAGTTTGTTTCTTTTTAAATATTGGCTTGTCCGCATCGCTGAGCTTTACCGGAATCGCGCTGGCTATTCTGTTCATTCTGTTATTGCCAATTAAAGGTCTGCTTTATTTCTTAACCATTAACTATTTTAACTTTCGGGTCCGTACCTCCCTGCTCGCTTCGCTGTCACTATTTAACTATAGTGAATTTGGTTTAATTGTTGGTGGATTGGCTTACAAAATGGGCTGGATGCCAAGTGACATGCTGGCGGCTATCGCGGTCGCCGTATCCCTGTCCTTTATTATCTCTGCGCCGCTAAACCGTCTGAGCAACAAAATCTACCAGCATTCCGGTAAGTGGTTACAAGAAACTGCAACGGAGAAACTCAACCAACGCGATCAGTTAATCAACCCCGGCCGTGCTCAGGTACTTATTCTGGGGATGGGTCGAATAGGTACAGGTGCCTACGATGAACTTTGCACCCGTTACGGCAAGATCTCATTAGGAGTAGAAATTCGTGAAGATGCCGCGGTTAAGCATCGTGCCGAAGGACGCAATGTCATCTCCGGAGATGCAACTGACCCCGACTTTTGGGAGAGGATTCTCGATACAGGACACGTTCAGCTGGTTTTATTAGCGATGCCTCACCACCAAGGTAACCAAACGGCTTTAGAGCAACTGCAACGCCGAAACTATAAAGGCCAGATTGCGGCGATTGCTGAGTACCCAGACCAGCTTGACGGTCTGTTAGAACAAGGTGTAGATGCAGCGTTCAATATCTATAATGAGGCTGGCAGCGGTTTTGCACGACACGTTTGTCAGCAACTAGAACCCAAGTTTACTCCAATAAAATAA
- the nagE gene encoding N-acetylglucosamine-specific PTS transporter subunit IIBC, translating to MNILGYFQKVGKALMVPVATLPAAAILMGIGYWIDPNGWGANSALAAFLIKAGAAIIDNMSVLFAVGVAYGMSKDKDGAAALSGFVGFLVVTTLLAPGAVAQIQGIDPSEVPAAFGKIQNQFVGILVGIVSAELYNRFSHVELHKALAFFSGKRLVPILTSFAGIVIAFVLMYVWPTVYGGLVSFGESIQGMGEAGAGIYAFFNRLLIPVGLHHALNSVFWFDVAGINDIPNFLGGAKSIAEGTATVGVTGMYQAGFFPIMMFGLPGAALAMYHTAKSKNKEKVASIMIAAAFASFFTGVTEPLEFAFMFLAPGLYVLHAALTGLSVYLAASMHWIAGFGFSAGLVDLVLSTRNPLAVNWFMLIVQGLGFFAVYYFVFRTVIVKFGLKTPGREDDEETSSKVAGSSNSSELARQYLKALGGHDNLSSIDACITRLRLSVKDMSVINEKTLKDLGAMGVVKLGTNNLQVILGPLAEIVAGEMKNVSKDEDLSGVHLPA from the coding sequence GTGAATATTCTTGGATACTTCCAGAAGGTGGGTAAGGCGCTTATGGTGCCGGTTGCCACACTTCCTGCAGCAGCGATACTCATGGGTATTGGCTACTGGATCGACCCAAATGGCTGGGGTGCAAACAGTGCACTAGCCGCATTCTTAATTAAAGCTGGCGCGGCAATCATTGACAATATGTCAGTTCTGTTTGCAGTCGGTGTTGCTTACGGGATGTCTAAAGACAAAGATGGTGCTGCAGCGCTTTCTGGTTTCGTAGGCTTCCTTGTGGTTACCACACTTCTTGCTCCTGGCGCAGTAGCACAAATTCAAGGTATTGACCCAAGTGAAGTGCCAGCGGCATTCGGTAAAATTCAAAACCAGTTTGTAGGTATCTTAGTTGGTATCGTTTCTGCAGAATTGTACAACCGTTTCTCACACGTAGAACTTCACAAAGCTCTAGCCTTCTTCTCTGGTAAGCGTCTGGTACCTATCCTGACATCGTTTGCTGGTATCGTGATTGCTTTCGTGTTGATGTACGTGTGGCCAACCGTATATGGCGGCTTGGTAAGCTTCGGTGAAAGTATTCAAGGTATGGGTGAAGCTGGTGCAGGTATTTATGCATTCTTTAACCGTCTTCTGATTCCTGTGGGCCTACACCATGCATTGAACTCTGTATTCTGGTTCGACGTTGCAGGTATCAACGATATCCCTAACTTCCTTGGCGGCGCGAAGTCTATCGCTGAAGGCACGGCAACTGTTGGTGTGACTGGTATGTACCAGGCTGGTTTCTTCCCAATCATGATGTTTGGTCTGCCGGGTGCAGCGCTAGCTATGTACCATACTGCGAAATCGAAGAATAAAGAAAAAGTTGCCTCTATCATGATTGCAGCCGCGTTCGCTTCATTCTTTACTGGTGTTACTGAGCCGTTAGAGTTCGCGTTTATGTTCTTAGCTCCTGGCCTATACGTGCTTCACGCTGCGCTTACTGGTCTATCAGTTTACCTTGCAGCATCAATGCACTGGATTGCGGGCTTCGGCTTCTCTGCAGGTCTTGTTGACTTAGTATTGTCAACTCGCAACCCACTGGCAGTGAACTGGTTCATGTTAATTGTTCAGGGTCTAGGTTTCTTTGCGGTGTACTACTTCGTGTTCCGTACTGTGATTGTGAAGTTTGGTCTTAAAACACCAGGTCGTGAAGATGACGAAGAAACGTCCTCTAAAGTTGCCGGTTCAAGCAACTCTTCTGAGTTAGCTCGTCAATACCTAAAAGCGCTTGGTGGTCATGACAACCTAAGTTCGATTGATGCATGTATTACTCGTCTGCGCCTTTCAGTTAAAGATATGAGCGTTATCAACGAGAAAACACTGAAAGATTTAGGTGCGATGGGTGTAGTGAAACTTGGTACGAACAACCTGCAAGTGATTCTTGGTCCATTAGCAGAGATTGTGGCTGGTGAGATGAAAAACGTATCAAAAGATGAAGACTTAAGTGGTGTTCATCTGCCTGCCTAA
- a CDS encoding DUF4442 domain-containing protein gives MDKRIAKIYKPGIIKFGLNLWPPFWGSGIKILHISEDFRLVKVRLKLSWWNKNANRTQYGGSIFSLTDPIYSMMLIGILKEEYYVWDKEASINFIKPGHSDLFADFEISEGMIEEILKRTRSGDKWFPEFIIYVKDQDGNVVSEVKRKLYVRKKPQYREDEVATEVS, from the coding sequence ATGGATAAGCGAATCGCCAAAATTTATAAACCGGGCATCATAAAATTCGGGCTCAACCTTTGGCCGCCATTTTGGGGATCTGGAATCAAAATCTTACATATTTCCGAAGACTTTCGGTTGGTAAAAGTGCGTTTGAAGCTCAGCTGGTGGAACAAAAACGCTAATAGAACTCAATATGGCGGAAGTATCTTTTCTCTGACTGATCCCATCTATTCAATGATGCTTATCGGGATTCTGAAGGAGGAATATTATGTCTGGGATAAAGAGGCGAGCATAAACTTTATTAAACCGGGACACAGTGATTTATTCGCCGACTTTGAAATCTCAGAAGGAATGATTGAAGAGATACTGAAAAGGACACGTAGTGGCGATAAATGGTTTCCCGAGTTCATCATTTATGTCAAAGATCAGGACGGGAACGTGGTGTCTGAAGTGAAACGTAAGCTTTATGTTCGCAAAAAGCCCCAATATCGAGAGGATGAAGTCGCGACAGAAGTTTCATAA
- a CDS encoding ROK family protein, with the protein MNGGQIGNVDLVKQLNSAAVYRLIDQQGPISRIQVADVSQLAPASVTKITRQLLERGLIKEVAQQASTGGRRAISLTTEVKPFHSVAVRLGRDYVQFCLYDLGGNALAEDQHDLHYTNQEDLIAGLIDLLKSFVSQHQDKIDQLIAIGITLPGLVNPTTGVVEYMPNTDIDNLALGEIVSEKLNTACFVGNDVRGMALAEHYFGASQDCQDSILVSVHRGTGAGIIVNGQVFLGFNRNVGEIGHIQIDPLGEQCQCGNFGCLETVAANPAIIKRVKQLIAQGYESSLTELESITIQDVCTHAMNGDELAKQSLVRVGNQLGKAVAITINLFNPQKIVIAGDITAAQEIVFPAIQRNIENQSLKTFHSGLPIVASQIDKQPTMGAFAMIKRAMLNGVLLQKLLED; encoded by the coding sequence ATGAATGGCGGACAAATTGGTAATGTAGATTTAGTAAAGCAGCTTAACAGCGCTGCGGTATATAGGCTGATTGATCAACAAGGCCCTATTTCCCGCATTCAAGTCGCAGATGTTAGTCAGCTGGCTCCCGCGAGTGTTACCAAAATAACCCGCCAACTTTTAGAGCGTGGCCTGATTAAAGAGGTCGCGCAACAAGCTTCTACCGGTGGTCGTCGAGCCATCTCTCTGACCACCGAAGTTAAACCCTTTCATTCAGTTGCTGTTCGGCTAGGACGAGATTACGTTCAGTTTTGCTTGTACGATTTAGGCGGAAACGCACTCGCCGAAGATCAGCACGACTTGCATTACACCAATCAGGAAGATTTGATTGCCGGTCTAATCGATTTACTGAAAAGTTTCGTTAGTCAACACCAAGACAAAATCGATCAGTTAATTGCTATTGGTATTACACTACCGGGCTTGGTTAACCCGACCACTGGTGTTGTTGAATACATGCCTAATACCGATATCGATAATCTTGCTCTTGGTGAAATCGTCAGCGAAAAACTGAATACGGCCTGTTTCGTCGGTAACGACGTCCGTGGGATGGCTCTCGCTGAGCACTACTTCGGTGCCAGCCAAGACTGTCAGGATTCGATCCTCGTGAGTGTTCACCGGGGTACCGGTGCAGGCATCATTGTAAATGGTCAGGTGTTCCTGGGCTTTAACCGTAACGTCGGTGAGATTGGTCATATACAGATCGACCCGTTGGGCGAGCAGTGTCAATGTGGCAACTTTGGTTGCTTAGAAACTGTTGCTGCAAACCCTGCAATCATCAAGCGTGTCAAACAGCTGATAGCACAAGGTTACGAATCTAGTCTGACCGAGCTCGAAAGCATTACAATTCAGGATGTATGTACTCATGCTATGAATGGTGATGAACTGGCAAAGCAAAGCTTAGTCCGCGTAGGCAACCAACTGGGCAAAGCCGTTGCAATTACCATTAACTTATTTAACCCTCAAAAGATTGTAATCGCTGGTGACATTACTGCGGCGCAAGAGATCGTATTTCCAGCAATACAGAGAAATATCGAGAACCAGTCTTTAAAAACTTTCCACAGCGGCCTTCCAATAGTCGCGTCACAAATTGATAAGCAGCCTACAATGGGCGCTTTCGCAATGATCAAACGCGCAATGTTAAATGGCGTTTTGTTACAAAAGTTATTGGAAGACTAA
- the nagA gene encoding N-acetylglucosamine-6-phosphate deacetylase, which yields MYALSNCKIYTGSDVLTEHAVIIENDLIQSVVPVAELPKGIEVKDLNGANLSPGFIDLQLNGCGGVMLNDDITAETMQIMHEANLKSGCTSFLPTLITSSDDDMREAISAAREYHNKYQNQSLGLHLEGPYLNVAKKGIHSVDFIRPSEEEMIELICANTDIIAKVTLAPELNNPEHIRRLKAAGVVVSIGHTNATYKEARKGFEAGISFATHLFNAMTPMVGREPGVVGAIYDTPEVYAGIIADGFHVDYANIRIAHKIKGDKLVLVTDATAPAGANMDHFIFVGKKVYYREGKCVDENGTLGGSALTMIEAVQNTVEHAGIALDEALRMATLYPASAIGVEERLGRIRTGMVANLTVFDRDFNVKATVVNGQYEHN from the coding sequence ATGTACGCGCTAAGTAACTGTAAAATTTATACCGGTAGTGATGTTCTTACTGAACATGCGGTCATCATCGAAAACGATCTGATTCAATCTGTTGTGCCCGTTGCCGAATTACCGAAAGGCATCGAAGTGAAAGATCTGAACGGTGCCAACCTGAGCCCAGGATTCATTGATCTTCAGCTCAACGGTTGTGGCGGAGTCATGTTAAATGACGATATCACGGCAGAAACGATGCAAATCATGCATGAAGCAAACCTCAAATCGGGATGCACCAGCTTCTTACCTACTCTGATTACTTCATCCGATGATGATATGCGTGAAGCTATCAGTGCAGCTCGTGAATACCACAATAAGTATCAGAATCAGTCACTCGGCCTACACTTGGAAGGACCTTATCTTAACGTCGCGAAAAAAGGCATCCACAGCGTCGACTTTATCCGCCCTTCTGAAGAAGAGATGATTGAACTGATATGTGCAAATACAGACATCATCGCCAAAGTTACCCTTGCACCTGAGCTGAACAACCCAGAACATATTCGTCGACTGAAAGCAGCTGGGGTAGTGGTTTCAATCGGCCACACCAATGCCACTTACAAAGAGGCACGTAAAGGCTTTGAAGCGGGCATCAGCTTTGCGACACACCTGTTTAATGCAATGACTCCGATGGTTGGTCGCGAACCGGGCGTCGTCGGCGCAATTTACGACACTCCCGAGGTTTATGCAGGCATTATTGCCGATGGCTTCCACGTAGACTACGCAAACATCAGAATTGCTCATAAAATCAAAGGAGATAAGCTGGTTTTGGTGACGGATGCCACAGCTCCGGCAGGTGCTAACATGGATCACTTTATTTTTGTCGGTAAGAAAGTATATTACCGAGAAGGCAAGTGTGTTGATGAAAACGGCACACTAGGCGGCTCAGCGCTGACTATGATTGAAGCAGTTCAAAATACAGTTGAGCACGCAGGTATCGCTTTAGACGAAGCTCTACGAATGGCAACACTGTACCCAGCATCAGCAATTGGTGTAGAGGAACGACTTGGCCGAATTCGAACAGGCATGGTTGCAAACCTGACTGTTTTCGATCGTGACTTCAATGTAAAAGCGACGGTTGTTAACGGACAATACGAGCACAATTAA